From the Cupriavidus necator N-1 genome, one window contains:
- a CDS encoding LysR family transcriptional regulator, whose product MDFRQLQQFVALAETGNFHRAAERLHMAQPPLSISIRKLEDQLGTALFVRTSRGVRLTQAGEAALHDARRALFHAQQARAAAIAAGQGERGALRIGFIGSATYALLPKLIPAFRAAHPGIELILHESTTAAILDRLEKHQIDAGLVRFPILNTGNYSLTPLENDVFVAAVPADSPLASADAIPLRALADEPFIMYPAAQVPNLHAVAMLLCQQAGFVPRVTQEAVQVQTQVSLVESGLGVALVPSVAARYANRRVRFLPLSSPRPAGRIGIALAARPDDGDRQVQRFLAAAQAAVN is encoded by the coding sequence ATGGACTTCCGCCAGCTGCAGCAGTTTGTCGCCCTGGCTGAGACGGGCAACTTCCACCGCGCCGCCGAACGCCTGCACATGGCGCAGCCGCCGCTTTCCATTTCCATCCGCAAGCTCGAGGACCAGCTTGGGACGGCGCTGTTCGTGCGCACTTCGCGCGGGGTGCGGCTGACACAGGCGGGCGAGGCCGCGCTGCACGATGCGCGCCGTGCGCTGTTTCATGCACAACAGGCACGTGCCGCGGCAATCGCTGCAGGGCAGGGCGAGCGCGGCGCGCTGCGCATCGGCTTTATCGGGTCGGCGACGTATGCGCTGCTGCCCAAGCTGATCCCGGCGTTCCGCGCGGCGCATCCCGGCATCGAGCTGATCCTGCATGAATCCACCACCGCCGCGATTCTGGACCGCCTGGAAAAGCACCAGATCGACGCCGGCCTGGTGCGCTTCCCGATCCTGAACACGGGCAACTATTCGCTGACGCCGCTGGAAAACGACGTCTTTGTCGCGGCGGTGCCGGCTGACAGCCCGCTGGCAAGCGCAGACGCCATCCCGCTGCGCGCGCTCGCGGACGAGCCTTTCATCATGTATCCGGCGGCGCAGGTGCCCAATCTGCACGCGGTGGCCATGCTGCTGTGCCAGCAGGCGGGCTTTGTGCCGCGCGTCACGCAGGAGGCGGTGCAGGTGCAGACCCAGGTCAGCCTGGTCGAGAGTGGGCTTGGCGTGGCCCTGGTGCCGAGCGTGGCGGCACGCTACGCCAACCGGCGCGTGCGCTTCCTGCCATTGTCCAGCCCGCGTCCGGCCGGGCGCATCGGCATTGCGCTGGCGGCGCGGCCCGACGACGGCGACCGCCAGGTGCAGCGCTTCCTGGCGGCGGCGCAGGCGGCGGTGAACTGA
- a CDS encoding YeaH/YhbH family protein, translating to MATVIDRRENGGNKSAVNQQRFIKRYREQIRQAVAKAVSGRKIMDIEQSGQVSIPVKDISEPIFHHGPGGRREWIHPGNKKFVKGDSFDRQQQGGGGTGSRASDSGEGEDDFVFTLSREDFLNFFFEDMALPDLAKRHLAKIAEVRKVRAGFSIDGTPANLSVLRTMRSSLGRRIALSSPYQKRLRELELEYSEALEKDGPYAEGTLEVMEKMRHLRACIDRVPFIEKLDLRYNNRVLKKRPQAQAVMFCLMDVSGSMDESRKDLAKRFFMLLYLFLKRNYERIDVVFIRHHTVAKEVDEEDFFHSRESGGTVVSSALKLMVEVIHDRYPPSQWNIYCAQASDGDNWAGDSELCGRLLRDSILPLVQYYAYVEVASEEPQNLWEEYLTVKGQFDHFAMQRIIGADEIYPVLHDLFQKRAA from the coding sequence ATGGCTACGGTCATCGATCGGCGCGAGAACGGCGGCAACAAGAGTGCCGTCAACCAGCAACGTTTCATCAAGCGCTACCGCGAGCAGATACGGCAGGCGGTGGCAAAGGCGGTGTCCGGCCGGAAGATCATGGACATCGAGCAGAGCGGCCAGGTGTCCATTCCGGTCAAGGACATCTCCGAACCGATCTTCCACCACGGCCCGGGCGGGCGGCGCGAGTGGATTCACCCTGGCAACAAGAAGTTCGTCAAGGGTGATTCCTTCGACCGCCAGCAGCAGGGCGGTGGCGGGACCGGTTCGCGGGCCAGCGACAGCGGCGAAGGTGAAGACGATTTCGTCTTCACGCTGTCGCGCGAGGATTTCCTGAACTTCTTCTTCGAGGACATGGCGCTGCCGGACCTGGCCAAGCGCCACCTCGCCAAGATCGCCGAGGTGCGCAAGGTGCGCGCCGGCTTTTCCATCGACGGCACGCCTGCCAACCTGTCGGTCCTGCGCACCATGCGCAGTTCGCTGGGGCGGCGCATCGCCTTGTCCAGCCCTTACCAGAAGCGCCTGCGCGAACTGGAGCTGGAATACAGCGAAGCGCTGGAAAAGGACGGCCCCTATGCCGAAGGCACGCTCGAGGTGATGGAGAAGATGCGGCACCTGCGTGCCTGCATCGACCGCGTGCCCTTTATCGAGAAGCTCGACCTGCGCTACAACAACCGCGTGCTGAAGAAGCGCCCGCAGGCCCAGGCGGTGATGTTCTGCCTGATGGACGTGTCCGGCTCGATGGACGAGAGCCGCAAGGACCTGGCCAAGCGCTTCTTCATGCTGCTGTACCTGTTCCTGAAGCGCAACTACGAGCGCATCGACGTCGTGTTCATTCGCCATCACACGGTGGCGAAGGAAGTCGATGAGGAAGACTTCTTCCACTCGCGCGAGTCCGGTGGTACCGTGGTGTCCAGTGCGCTGAAGCTGATGGTGGAAGTGATCCACGACCGCTATCCGCCAAGCCAGTGGAACATCTACTGCGCGCAGGCGTCAGACGGGGATAACTGGGCTGGTGATTCCGAGTTGTGCGGACGCCTGCTGCGCGACTCGATCCTGCCACTGGTGCAGTACTATGCATATGTTGAAGTCGCATCGGAAGAGCCGCAGAACCTCTGGGAAGAGTATCTGACGGTCAAGGGACAGTTCGACCACTTTGCGATGCAGCGCATCATCGGCGCGGACGAGATCTACCCGGTGCTGCACGACCTGTTCCAGAAGCGCGCAGCATAG
- a CDS encoding tripartite tricarboxylate transporter substrate binding protein — MKAKTFITTLAAAAAIVLPAVLAQPAAAADAAYPSHPIRMVVPFPPGGPTDLVSRVIARRMSEALGQQVLVDNRPGANGNIGAEIVAKAPPDGYTVLYNTSSIALSPALYHKLSYDVKRDFAPVALTAMVPLVLEVNAQLPVQNVKEFIQYLKANPDKLTYGSAGNGNVTHLAAFMFLQANGLSAVHAPYKGSAPALTDLASGQVQFMADTINSSLPFIRDKRMRALAVTSTTRSAQLSDVPTLAETVQPGFEVGAWQGMMVPARTPAEIVRKLNAAATKALAHPETRASLAAQGAEPRGSTPEAYAAYLSAEMTRWQKVVKDSGATLD; from the coding sequence ATGAAGGCAAAGACTTTCATCACGACACTGGCTGCCGCGGCAGCCATCGTATTGCCGGCGGTGCTGGCGCAGCCGGCGGCGGCCGCCGATGCCGCCTATCCGTCGCACCCGATCCGCATGGTGGTGCCGTTCCCGCCGGGCGGCCCGACCGACCTGGTGTCGCGCGTGATCGCACGGCGCATGAGCGAGGCGCTCGGCCAGCAGGTGCTGGTCGACAACCGGCCCGGCGCCAACGGCAATATCGGCGCGGAGATTGTCGCCAAGGCGCCGCCCGACGGCTATACGGTGCTGTACAACACCTCGTCGATCGCGCTGAGCCCGGCGCTCTACCACAAGCTCAGCTACGACGTGAAACGCGATTTCGCGCCGGTGGCGCTGACGGCGATGGTGCCGCTGGTGCTGGAGGTCAACGCGCAGCTGCCGGTACAGAACGTGAAAGAGTTCATCCAGTACCTGAAGGCCAACCCCGACAAGCTCACCTATGGCTCGGCCGGCAACGGCAACGTGACGCACCTGGCGGCCTTCATGTTCCTGCAGGCCAACGGTCTGTCGGCGGTGCACGCGCCCTACAAGGGCAGCGCACCGGCGCTGACCGACCTGGCCAGCGGACAGGTGCAGTTCATGGCCGACACCATCAATTCATCGCTGCCCTTCATCCGCGACAAGCGCATGCGCGCGCTGGCAGTCACCAGCACCACGCGCAGCGCCCAGTTGTCGGACGTGCCGACCCTTGCCGAAACCGTGCAGCCGGGCTTCGAGGTCGGCGCCTGGCAGGGCATGATGGTGCCGGCCAGGACACCGGCCGAGATCGTGCGCAAGCTCAATGCCGCCGCCACCAAGGCGCTGGCCCACCCCGAGACGCGCGCAAGCCTGGCCGCGCAGGGTGCGGAGCCGCGCGGGTCGACCCCGGAGGCCTACGCCGCCTACCTCAGCGCGGAAATGACGCGCTGGCAGAAGGTCGTGAAGGATTCAGGCGCGACGCTGGACTGA
- a CDS encoding FitA-like ribbon-helix-helix domain-containing protein, whose amino-acid sequence MPILTVRNVPDDVHRALRVRAAQNGRSTEAEVREILASAVMPQKRVRLGDALAMLGREIGLSNADVEAIEQGKDKAAAEPVRFE is encoded by the coding sequence ATGCCGATCCTGACCGTTAGAAATGTGCCCGACGACGTGCACCGTGCGCTGCGGGTCCGTGCCGCCCAGAACGGACGCAGCACTGAAGCTGAGGTGCGTGAGATCCTGGCCAGCGCGGTGATGCCGCAGAAGCGCGTGCGCCTGGGCGATGCGCTGGCGATGCTTGGCCGCGAGATCGGCTTGTCGAATGCGGACGTTGAAGCGATCGAGCAGGGCAAGGACAAGGCAGCGGCCGAGCCGGTGAGGTTTGAATGA
- a CDS encoding acyl-CoA dehydrogenase family protein, whose translation MTALLSTFSLTSLPPHAVAFRGKVRAFLDAHLPALPPETRARSWMGFDAAFSRALAARGWVGITLPAQFGGAGLDPFSRFVLVEELLACGAPVSAHWIADRQSGPLILRYGNDAQKARYLPAISRGEAFFCIGMSEPNSGSDLASVATRAVRQADGSWRLNGRKIWTTNADRCHLMIALVRTSGTPQDRQTGLSQFIVDLHAPGVTVRPIHDLAGDAHFSEVTFDDVALAPDTLVGQEGSGWEQVNAELAFERSGPERLYSSVVLLDTWLDAMRRLPPARRDTVTAGRLAGHLAVLRAMSLAVTSRLAAGESPVVEAALVKDLGTTFEQSIPALVEAALGDEPALAADGALYRTLAYVTQIAPSYSLRGGTREILRGMIARGLGLR comes from the coding sequence GTGACCGCATTGCTTTCCACCTTCAGCCTGACCTCCCTGCCGCCGCACGCCGTGGCGTTCCGCGGCAAGGTGCGTGCCTTTCTCGATGCACACCTGCCCGCGCTGCCGCCGGAAACGCGCGCGCGCTCGTGGATGGGGTTCGATGCCGCCTTCAGCCGGGCACTGGCCGCGCGCGGCTGGGTCGGCATCACGCTGCCGGCGCAGTTCGGCGGCGCGGGCCTGGACCCGTTTTCGCGTTTCGTGCTGGTGGAAGAACTGCTGGCCTGCGGCGCGCCGGTGTCGGCGCACTGGATCGCCGACCGCCAGAGCGGCCCGCTGATCCTGCGCTACGGCAACGACGCGCAGAAGGCGCGCTACCTGCCGGCGATCAGCCGCGGCGAGGCCTTCTTCTGCATTGGCATGAGCGAGCCCAACTCCGGCTCGGACCTGGCCAGCGTGGCCACGCGCGCGGTGCGCCAGGCGGACGGCAGCTGGCGCCTCAACGGCCGCAAGATCTGGACGACCAATGCCGACCGCTGCCACCTCATGATCGCGCTGGTGCGCACCTCGGGCACGCCGCAGGACCGGCAGACCGGGCTGTCGCAGTTCATCGTCGACCTGCACGCACCGGGCGTCACGGTGCGGCCGATCCACGACCTGGCGGGCGATGCGCACTTCTCCGAAGTCACCTTCGACGACGTGGCGCTGGCCCCGGACACGCTGGTCGGCCAGGAAGGCAGCGGCTGGGAGCAGGTCAACGCGGAGCTGGCGTTCGAGCGCAGCGGCCCCGAGCGCCTCTATTCCAGCGTGGTGCTGCTCGACACCTGGCTCGACGCCATGCGCCGGCTGCCGCCGGCACGGCGCGACACGGTGACCGCGGGCCGGCTCGCCGGCCACCTGGCGGTGCTGCGCGCCATGTCGCTGGCCGTCACGTCGCGGCTCGCCGCCGGCGAAAGCCCGGTGGTGGAGGCCGCGCTGGTGAAGGACCTGGGCACAACCTTCGAGCAGTCGATTCCGGCACTGGTGGAAGCCGCGCTCGGCGATGAACCCGCGCTGGCGGCCGATGGGGCGCTGTACCGCACCCTGGCCTATGTCACGCAGATCGCGCCGTCGTACTCGTTGCGCGGCGGCACCCGCGAAATCCTGCGCGGCATGATCGCGCGCGGACTCGGCCTGCGCTGA
- a CDS encoding acyl-CoA dehydrogenase family protein has protein sequence MHNAYSDALDALLRDCCPPATVRALEQQADPQPLWQALLESGFADCLLPESAGGAALPLRELAPVLFVTGRHALPLPLAQTIFARALLQAHGIALPAGPVALAGFEDGAGAALVADARHAQWFLLQDGERCLLLAAADARAEATGAHHDLTLRVPRPDASAPAAFALPAGTLRTLGACLHTAQLAGALSHVLDLTLQYANDRQQFGRAIGKFQAIQHQVSEMAEHVAAARVAAQLACDSGTGTPDRLRAAIGKLRASDAVTPVAAIAHAVHGAIGITEEYDLQLYTRRLHAWRMADGSERWWSRVLGEAVCASAGRNAVELVREWCEPAPAA, from the coding sequence ATGCATAACGCCTACTCCGACGCCCTCGACGCGCTGCTGCGCGACTGCTGCCCGCCCGCCACCGTGCGCGCGCTGGAACAGCAGGCCGACCCGCAGCCGCTGTGGCAAGCGCTGCTGGAAAGCGGCTTTGCCGATTGCCTGCTGCCCGAATCCGCCGGCGGCGCCGCGCTGCCGCTGCGCGAGCTGGCGCCGGTGCTCTTTGTCACCGGCCGCCACGCCTTGCCGCTGCCGCTGGCGCAGACCATCTTTGCGCGCGCGCTGCTGCAGGCGCATGGCATCGCCCTGCCCGCCGGCCCGGTCGCACTCGCCGGCTTTGAAGACGGCGCCGGCGCGGCGCTGGTGGCCGACGCCCGCCATGCGCAGTGGTTCCTGCTGCAGGATGGCGAACGTTGCCTGCTGCTGGCGGCGGCCGACGCCCGCGCCGAAGCGACCGGCGCCCATCACGACCTGACGCTGCGCGTGCCGCGCCCTGACGCCTCGGCGCCAGCGGCCTTTGCACTGCCCGCCGGCACCCTGCGCACGCTGGGCGCCTGCCTGCACACGGCGCAACTGGCCGGCGCGCTGTCGCACGTGCTCGACCTCACGCTGCAGTACGCCAACGACCGCCAGCAGTTCGGGCGCGCCATCGGCAAGTTCCAGGCGATCCAGCACCAGGTCAGCGAGATGGCCGAGCACGTTGCCGCGGCACGCGTGGCGGCGCAGCTTGCCTGCGACAGCGGCACCGGCACGCCCGACCGGCTGCGCGCGGCCATCGGCAAGCTGCGCGCCAGCGACGCGGTCACGCCGGTGGCCGCCATCGCCCACGCCGTGCACGGCGCCATCGGGATCACGGAGGAATACGACCTGCAGCTCTATACGCGCCGGCTGCATGCGTGGCGCATGGCGGACGGGTCGGAGCGCTGGTGGAGCCGGGTGCTGGGCGAGGCGGTGTGCGCCAGCGCCGGCCGCAACGCGGTGGAGCTGGTGCGCGAATGGTGCGAGCCCGCGCCCGCCGCCTGA
- a CDS encoding helix-turn-helix transcriptional regulator has translation MGEHPTTDEDFHRLVDSIYESALDVAVMPAALDLFSRYTCTGSPRYLIWDKLAGHARLGVTPHGCFTSGVSMPDWLPGPLDLPHPGACCPPNDAPALACDGTSALAASHNGGMTDAATAALACSGLEQGIRLIENAEVCVLMSGTSAGSISTGQRERRLAHVMPHWVRAARMQQRNFELSGLASLGLAGLDTLDFGVMVLQADLRVRYANSWAEALVQADGHLSLQGGVLRAHSDTLQAVLRKLLDGAMRARGTEAASGSWMHITSGGQPVPIIVTPLVSRQPVEGPWQLPAAMMLFGNSESRSVLDAGVLTSLFGLSRKESIIAIRLAAGETLNEIAEREFLSPHTVRVHIRDTLRKTGTHRQSELVRLLHLLPGVNLERAGVTPPARPRTPRTRAA, from the coding sequence ATGGGCGAACACCCGACTACGGACGAGGACTTCCATCGTCTGGTCGACTCAATCTACGAGTCCGCGCTGGACGTTGCGGTCATGCCCGCCGCCCTCGACCTCTTTTCCCGTTACACCTGCACAGGCAGCCCGCGTTACCTGATCTGGGACAAGCTTGCCGGCCATGCCCGCCTTGGCGTGACCCCGCACGGCTGCTTCACCAGCGGCGTCAGCATGCCCGACTGGCTGCCCGGTCCGCTCGACCTGCCCCATCCGGGCGCTTGCTGCCCCCCCAATGACGCCCCCGCGCTGGCCTGCGACGGCACGTCCGCGCTGGCGGCGTCGCACAATGGCGGCATGACGGACGCAGCCACGGCTGCGCTGGCCTGCAGCGGACTGGAACAAGGCATCCGCCTGATTGAGAACGCCGAGGTTTGCGTGCTGATGAGCGGCACCAGCGCGGGCAGCATCAGCACAGGCCAGCGCGAGCGGCGCCTGGCCCACGTGATGCCGCACTGGGTGCGCGCGGCACGGATGCAGCAGCGCAACTTCGAGCTGAGCGGGCTGGCCAGCCTGGGCCTGGCCGGGCTGGATACGTTGGATTTCGGCGTGATGGTGCTGCAGGCGGACCTGCGCGTGCGCTACGCCAACAGCTGGGCCGAGGCGCTGGTGCAGGCCGACGGCCACCTGTCGCTGCAGGGCGGCGTGCTGCGCGCCCACAGCGACACGCTGCAGGCGGTGCTGCGCAAGCTGCTCGACGGTGCCATGCGTGCCCGCGGCACTGAGGCGGCCTCCGGCTCGTGGATGCACATCACCTCGGGCGGACAGCCGGTGCCGATCATCGTCACGCCGCTGGTGTCGCGCCAGCCGGTGGAAGGCCCGTGGCAATTGCCGGCCGCGATGATGCTGTTCGGCAACTCGGAATCGCGCTCGGTGCTGGATGCCGGCGTGCTGACCTCGCTGTTCGGGCTGTCGCGCAAGGAAAGCATTATCGCGATCCGCCTGGCTGCCGGCGAAACCCTCAACGAAATTGCCGAGCGCGAATTTCTCTCGCCCCACACCGTGCGCGTGCATATCCGCGACACGCTGCGCAAGACCGGCACGCATCGCCAGTCGGAATTGGTGCGGCTGCTGCACCTGCTGCCGGGCGTGAACCTGGAGCGCGCCGGCGTGACCCCGCCCGCGCGGCCGCGCACGCCGCGCACGCGCGCCGCCTGA
- a CDS encoding type II toxin-antitoxin system VapC family toxin: MIVLDTNVISEAMKPEPADSVRCWLNDQAAETLYLSSVTLAELLFGIGALPAGRRRAMLAAALDGLVTLFEGRILPFDTNAARHYAELATAARSRGRGLPTPDGYIAAIAAANGMIVATRDVSPFEAAGLQVLNPWLAPPPS, from the coding sequence ATGATCGTCCTGGATACGAATGTCATTTCCGAGGCCATGAAGCCGGAACCGGCTGACTCCGTGCGCTGCTGGCTCAACGACCAGGCCGCCGAGACCTTGTACCTGTCCAGTGTGACGCTGGCCGAACTGCTGTTCGGCATCGGCGCGCTGCCCGCGGGCAGGCGCCGCGCCATGCTGGCCGCTGCGCTGGACGGCCTGGTGACGCTGTTCGAAGGGCGCATCTTGCCGTTCGACACGAATGCGGCCCGGCACTATGCGGAACTCGCCACTGCCGCCAGAAGCCGTGGCCGCGGCCTTCCCACGCCGGATGGCTACATCGCCGCGATTGCCGCGGCCAACGGCATGATAGTCGCGACGCGGGATGTGTCGCCCTTTGAAGCGGCCGGGCTGCAGGTGCTCAACCCGTGGCTGGCGCCGCCTCCGTCGTGA
- a CDS encoding MaoC family dehydratase, whose amino-acid sequence MTHAELPRLGQGFYWQDLQEGQAFRTFARTVTETDLVNFISVTGMVEAIFIEAGYDGGAIQGRPVPAALTYTLIEGFILQTMIQGTGLAMLELTQQIHAPVMVGDTIHATVTVTGIRPTSRSGRAVVDSRIEVFNQRGEQVMTYTARRLLAGR is encoded by the coding sequence ATGACGCATGCAGAACTGCCCCGCCTCGGCCAGGGCTTCTACTGGCAAGACCTGCAGGAAGGCCAGGCCTTCCGCACCTTCGCCCGCACCGTGACCGAGACCGACCTGGTCAATTTCATCTCCGTCACCGGCATGGTCGAGGCCATCTTCATCGAAGCCGGCTATGACGGTGGCGCCATCCAGGGCCGGCCGGTACCGGCGGCGCTGACCTACACGCTGATCGAGGGCTTTATCCTGCAGACCATGATCCAGGGCACCGGGCTGGCCATGCTGGAACTGACACAACAGATCCACGCGCCCGTGATGGTGGGCGACACCATCCACGCCACCGTGACCGTGACCGGCATCCGCCCGACCTCGCGCAGCGGCCGCGCTGTGGTGGATTCGCGCATCGAGGTATTCAACCAGCGCGGTGAGCAGGTCATGACCTACACCGCGCGCCGGTTGCTGGCGGGACGCTGA
- a CDS encoding SpoVR family protein, whose translation MAYLSTGSEWTFELIKRYDREIARIAGEFGLDTYPNQIEIITAEQMLDAYASAGLPVGYSHWSYGKHFLASERSYQRGHMGLAYEIVINSNPCIAYLMEENTMPMQALTIAHACYGHNAFFKGNYLFRTWTNADAIVDYLLFAKNYVAECEQRYGEREVELLLDSCHALQNYGVDRYKRPKKLSITEEKARQADRENYLQMQVNDLWRTLPKSRPHALASDDDASEGEIIFPPEPQENLLYFIEKNAPKLASWQREIVRIVRKIAQYFYPQRQTKVMNEGWATFWHYTIINQLYEEKLVNDAFMMELLQAHTNVIYQPPYNSPYYSGMNPYTVGFLMFQDLRRMCENPTEEDYRWAPEFAGSDWRKTLDFAMRNFKDESFLLQFLSPRVIRELKLFSVLDDDREGKLRVTAIHNDEGYRAIRQLMAAQYDLSSMEPNIQVTNVDVGGDRSLTLRHLQNDRRPLAHNFDEVIRHVTRLWGFTVRLEVAYEDGRTELKYECKPERRHRRPHGGGLSLAA comes from the coding sequence ATGGCTTATCTCTCCACGGGTTCGGAATGGACCTTCGAGCTGATCAAACGGTATGACCGCGAGATCGCCCGCATCGCCGGCGAATTCGGGCTGGATACCTATCCCAACCAGATTGAGATCATCACCGCCGAGCAGATGCTCGACGCCTACGCGTCGGCAGGGCTGCCGGTCGGCTACAGCCACTGGTCCTACGGCAAGCACTTCCTGGCGTCCGAGCGCAGCTACCAGCGCGGCCACATGGGGCTGGCCTACGAGATCGTCATCAACTCCAATCCCTGCATCGCCTACCTGATGGAGGAGAACACCATGCCGATGCAGGCGCTGACGATCGCGCACGCCTGCTACGGCCACAACGCCTTCTTCAAGGGCAACTACCTGTTCCGCACCTGGACCAACGCGGACGCCATCGTGGACTACCTGCTGTTTGCCAAGAACTACGTGGCCGAGTGCGAGCAGCGTTACGGCGAACGCGAGGTGGAACTGCTGCTGGACTCTTGCCACGCCTTGCAGAACTACGGCGTGGACCGCTACAAGCGCCCCAAGAAGCTGTCCATCACCGAAGAGAAGGCGCGCCAGGCCGATCGCGAGAACTACCTGCAGATGCAGGTCAACGACCTGTGGCGCACCCTGCCCAAGAGCCGGCCGCATGCGCTGGCGTCGGACGACGACGCGTCCGAGGGGGAAATCATCTTCCCGCCGGAGCCGCAGGAGAACCTGCTGTACTTCATCGAGAAGAACGCGCCCAAGCTGGCATCGTGGCAGCGCGAGATCGTGCGCATCGTGCGCAAGATCGCGCAGTACTTCTATCCGCAGCGCCAGACCAAGGTCATGAACGAAGGCTGGGCCACGTTCTGGCACTACACCATCATCAACCAGCTGTACGAGGAAAAGCTGGTCAACGATGCGTTCATGATGGAGCTGCTGCAGGCGCATACCAACGTGATTTACCAGCCGCCGTACAACAGCCCCTACTACAGCGGCATGAACCCCTACACGGTTGGTTTCCTGATGTTCCAGGACCTGCGCCGCATGTGCGAAAACCCGACCGAAGAGGACTACCGCTGGGCTCCGGAATTCGCCGGCAGCGACTGGCGCAAGACGCTGGACTTTGCCATGCGCAACTTCAAGGACGAGAGCTTCCTGCTGCAGTTCCTGTCGCCGCGCGTGATCCGCGAGCTGAAGCTGTTCTCGGTGCTGGACGATGACCGCGAAGGCAAGCTGCGCGTCACCGCGATCCACAACGATGAAGGCTACCGCGCGATCCGCCAGCTGATGGCGGCGCAATATGACCTCTCCAGCATGGAGCCCAATATCCAGGTCACCAATGTCGACGTCGGCGGCGACCGCTCGCTGACGCTGCGGCACCTGCAGAACGACCGCCGGCCGCTGGCGCACAACTTCGACGAAGTGATCCGGCACGTGACCCGGCTGTGGGGCTTCACCGTTCGGCTCGAGGTGGCCTACGAGGACGGCCGCACCGAGCTGAAGTACGAGTGCAAGCCGGAACGGCGCCACCGCCGCCCACACGGCGGCGGCCTCAGCCTGGCCGCCTGA
- a CDS encoding CaiB/BaiF CoA transferase family protein — protein sequence MLPLAGIRVVDLSTVVMGPYASQWLADLGAEVIKVEPPEGDSTRRTGPAAEPGMAAIFLGVNRSKRSVVLDLKQPAAQAALDRVLAGADVLMHSMRPQKLAALGLAPDDVRARHPELVFVSLLGFAEDGPYGGRPAYDDIIQGLSGNAALMAAQTGDSRYFPTIAADKTSGLVAALSVCAALAGRARRNADGSTGHGTLVEVPMFESMVAFNLVEHFYGRHFEPPRGPSGYPRVLAPLRRPYRSADGYVCMMPYTDVHWRDFFHAADRPGLAADARFADIAARTRHIETLYELTGEIVLGQTTAHWVELCERLQIPVARINELDDLPADPHLVATGFFETVEDPAMGTLRFPGAPVRFDSQRAPLGIPPRLGEHTGSVLAQAGLSAEAIAQLQQSGAARCAPAKETP from the coding sequence ATGCTGCCGCTTGCAGGCATCCGCGTGGTCGACCTGTCCACGGTGGTGATGGGGCCGTATGCCAGCCAGTGGCTGGCCGACCTTGGCGCAGAGGTGATCAAGGTCGAGCCGCCCGAGGGCGATTCCACGCGCCGCACCGGCCCCGCCGCCGAGCCCGGCATGGCGGCCATTTTCCTGGGCGTGAACCGCAGCAAGCGCAGCGTGGTCCTGGACCTGAAGCAGCCGGCTGCGCAGGCCGCTCTGGACCGCGTGCTGGCCGGCGCCGACGTGCTGATGCACAGCATGCGCCCGCAGAAGCTGGCCGCGCTGGGGCTGGCGCCTGACGACGTGCGGGCGCGCCACCCGGAGCTGGTCTTTGTCAGCCTGCTCGGCTTTGCCGAGGATGGCCCCTATGGCGGCCGGCCAGCGTACGACGACATCATCCAGGGCCTGTCCGGCAATGCCGCGCTGATGGCGGCGCAAACCGGCGACAGCCGCTACTTCCCCACCATCGCCGCGGACAAGACCAGCGGGCTGGTGGCAGCGCTATCGGTCTGCGCGGCGCTGGCCGGGCGCGCCAGGCGCAATGCCGACGGCAGCACCGGCCACGGCACGCTGGTCGAGGTGCCGATGTTCGAATCCATGGTCGCCTTCAACCTGGTCGAGCACTTCTACGGCCGCCATTTCGAGCCGCCGCGCGGCCCCAGCGGCTACCCCCGCGTGCTGGCGCCGCTGCGCCGCCCGTACCGCAGCGCCGACGGCTATGTCTGCATGATGCCGTACACCGATGTGCATTGGCGCGACTTCTTTCACGCCGCCGATCGCCCCGGGCTGGCCGCCGATGCGCGCTTTGCCGATATCGCGGCACGCACGCGGCATATCGAAACGCTGTACGAGCTCACCGGCGAAATCGTGCTGGGACAGACCACTGCGCACTGGGTGGAACTGTGCGAACGCCTGCAGATCCCGGTGGCGCGCATCAATGAACTCGACGATCTGCCGGCCGATCCGCACCTGGTCGCCACCGGCTTCTTCGAAACCGTCGAAGACCCGGCCATGGGCACGTTGCGTTTTCCCGGCGCGCCGGTGCGCTTCGACAGCCAGCGCGCGCCGCTGGGCATCCCGCCGCGGCTGGGCGAGCACACCGGGAGCGTGCTGGCGCAGGCGGGACTATCCGCAGAAGCGATCGCGCAATTGCAACAAAGCGGTGCCGCACGCTGCGCACCCGCCAAGGAGACACCATGA